In Solenopsis invicta isolate M01_SB chromosome 13, UNIL_Sinv_3.0, whole genome shotgun sequence, one DNA window encodes the following:
- the LOC105208128 gene encoding thioredoxin, mitochondrial, whose amino-acid sequence MQRLGIQTIRTSRALLGSRLYTTAPAQEQVVSAAFKIQDPKDFHERVMNSKVPVIVDFFATWCNPCRMLTPRIETVVAEKQGKVLLAKVDIDENTDLALDYEVGSVPVLIAMKDGKVLERIVGLQDTDKLRQFVNKYAE is encoded by the exons ATGCAGCGCCTGGGTATTCAGACTATCCGCACTAGCAGAGCTCTTCTGGGCAGTAGGTTGTACACCACTGCACCTGCGCAGGAGCAAGTGGTATCTGCAGCCTTCAAGATTCAGGATCCCAAGGATTTTCATGAACGCGTAATGAATTCCAAAGTGCCCGTTATCGTGGATTTCTTTGCCAC ATGGTGTAACCCATGTCGTATGTTGACTCCAAGAATAGAAACAGTTGTTGCTGAGAAACAAGGGAAGGTATTATTAGCTAAAGTTGATATTGATGAGAACACAGATCTTGCTCTTGATTATGAG GTTGGATCCGTGCCTGTGCTCATCGCTATGAAGGATGGAAAGGTTCTAGAAAGGATAGTTGGTCTTCAAGATACCGACAAACTCAGACAATTTGTTAACAAGTATGCGGAGTAa